A section of the Acanthochromis polyacanthus isolate Apoly-LR-REF ecotype Palm Island chromosome 1, KAUST_Apoly_ChrSc, whole genome shotgun sequence genome encodes:
- the LOC110948000 gene encoding ubiquitin thioesterase OTUB2-like, with protein MEEGSLVSDSEDISTLFSAQTPSAKHKDLSCQFSAVRKVRGDGNCFYRAFCFAHLESVLHNARALQRFKDKIIHSSKVLTSAGFDENSFKHHLNTVVNVVEQCQAEQQEDTLLRLFNEPMTSDGLVQYLRLLTSAHLQNHADFFCSFVEAPDVHVYCRQEVEAMAMECDHVDILALTQALDICIHIVSMEGDEQQLAHHIIPEGAEPSLYLLYQTSHYNILYPRPQLSPAVHWDPTQEN; from the exons ATGGAGGAGGGCAGCCTGGTTTCAGACTCAGAGGACATCTCTACGCTGTTCTCTGCGCAAACGCCGAGTGCCAAACACAAA GATTTAAGCTGCCAGTTCTCTGCCGTGAGAAAAGTGCGCGGAGACGGGAACTGTTTCTACAGAGCTTTCTGCTTCGCACACTTGGAGTCAGTCCTGCACAATGCCAGAGCTCTGCAGAG ATTCAAGGACAAGATCATCCATAGCAGCAAAGTTTTGACTTCTGCAGGATTTGATGAGAATTCCTTCAAGCACCACCTAAACACA GTTGTGAACGTGGTGGAGCAGTGCCAGGCTGAGCAGCAGGAGGACACGCTGCTCCGGCTCTTCAACGAACCCATGACCTCTGACGGCCTGGTTCAGTATCTCAGGCTGCTCACCTCGGCCCACCTGCAGAACCACGCAGACTTTTTCTGCAGCTTCGTGGAGGCGCCTGATGTACACGTCTACTGTCGCCAA GAAGTGGAGGCCATGGCGATGGAGTGTGACCATGTGGACATCTTGGCCCTGACACAAGCCCTGGACATTTGCATCCACATCGTCTCCATGGAGGGTGACGAACAGCAGCTGGCTCACCACATCATTCCAGAGGGAGCCGAGCCATCCCTGTACCTCCTCTACCAAACGTCACATTATAACATTCTCTACCCACGGCCTCAGCTCTCACCAGCGGTCCACTGGGACCCAACTCAGGAAAACTGA
- the si:ch1073-416d2.4 gene encoding coiled-coil domain-containing protein 42 like-2, whose product MEQNRLPSCCHDNSETIPAHSPLSGPRLPGNSYTNPGKHPEETIDRPSDRPNVERTAGRVSSELLDGASTDTMTTCSLPVLVDGSGSRPNVKAENGIRNVFVTQSVDNSHRKEEHVSQTPAATETSSRLREAGVYTLQKSLVLKKQAELSEVDKRLALKRQEFKESVEALAQRRSELEEKQQQTKEKVMKFEKFVAENELKRRRMLKTCEATREQNILKKREIEDLTEQLKHLRVRKQVLKERMTKYKIYEDYLMKTLENLPGNYLDNGSESLVMPIIRRHETLSITHQELLQRFGRMEEQVEQGHRQLQNMKQEHSIKKLMARKEVSELQSELETLKEKNKQTEVNLMTEQGLSREKTEEVGRLLMAVNNLAEQCYMPTYGPLESMNVLTMMDMVKECILDKADTHRRVRRLMESGSAMASTTAVTDKRGRGSLKGIGSKTQIKSSSKVSRKSEAFS is encoded by the exons ATGGAGCAGAACCGCCTCCCCagctgttgccatgacaacagcGAAACGATCCCGGCGCATTCCCCGCTGTCTGGCCCGCGGTTACCAGGCAACAGCTACACAAATCCAGGAAAACATCCGGAGGAGACCATCGATCGTCCCTCCGATCGGCCGAACGTGGAGCGAACTGCAGGACGAGTTTCCTCAGAACTCCTGGACGGTGCATCCACTGACACCATGACGACATGCTCACTTCCGGTGTTAGTAGACGGCAGCGGTTCTCGACCAAATGTCAAAGCGGAAAACGGAATAAGAAACGTTTTTGTAACACAGTCGGTGGACAACAG TCATAGAAAGGAAGAACATGTGAGCCAGACACCTGCAGCAACAGAG ACTTCGAGCAGACTTCGAGAGGCAGGAGTGTACACTTTGCAAAAGAGCCTGGTTCTGAAGAAACAGGCCGAGTTGAGCGAAGTGGACAAGCGACTCGCACTCAAACGGCAAGAATTTAAGGAGAGTGTGGAGGCTCTGGCACAGAGAAGgtctgagctggaggagaaacaaCAGCAG ACTAAAGAAAAAGTGATGAAATTTGAGAAGTTTGTGgctgaaaatgaactgaaacgACGTCGAATGCTGAAGACGTGTGAAGCAACACGGGAgcagaacattttgaaaaagagagagatagAAGATTTGACAGAACAACTGAAACACCTTAGAGTCAG AAAGCAAGTATTAAAGGAGAGaatgacaaaatacaaaatctaTGAGGACTACTTGATGAAAACACTGGAAAACCTCCCAGGCA ATTACCTTGATAACGGGTCTGAATCTCTGGTTATGCCCATCATCCGCCGCCATGAGACTCTGTCCATCACCCACCAGGAGCTGCTGCAGCGTTTTGGCCGGATGGAGGAGCAGGTGGAGCAGGGCCACCGGCAGCTGCAGAACATGAAGCAGGAGCACAGCATAAAGAAGCTG ATGGCCAGGAAAGAAGTGTCTGAACTCCAGAGTGAGTTAGAAACCCTGAAGGAGAAGAACAAGCAGACAGAGGTTAACTTAATGACGGAGCAGGGCCTATCCAGAGAGAAG ACTGAGGAAGTGGGCAGATTACTTATGGCCGTCAACAACCTTGCAGAGCAGTGTTACATGCCGACATATGGACCACTGGAGAGCATGAATGTGTTGACAATGATGGACATGGTGAAG GAGTGCATTCTGGACAAGGCGGACACTCACAGGAGAGTGAGGAGGCTGATGGAGTCAGGTTCTGCAATGGCAAGTACGACGGCTGTGACAGACAAAAGAGGAAGAGGATCTTTGAAAGGCATTGGaagtaaaacacaaatcaaaagTTCAAGCAAAGTCAGTAGGAAGAGCGAGGCATTTAGCTGA